The Oreochromis niloticus isolate F11D_XX linkage group LG15, O_niloticus_UMD_NMBU, whole genome shotgun sequence genome includes a region encoding these proteins:
- the LOC106096952 gene encoding uncharacterized protein LOC106096952, which produces MGAVVVFLILVLHFTGTQGDVSFQSFAVRDGNEVTLPCFHHSCNSVTWRFKGLRQGAAEVELFNQGQIKEKATSDQLSLTANCSLVIHKVTVEDAGQYTCSGTDKIWTPPGSVICTDLVVVVITEEKYGDNVTLNCSVSTSKKCEQHKVKWIHDRIGIFIRNPYIKTSQSSCSASVAILNTNCSNISTYDFMCAVTIYNKVDRFPFNPCSTTAENNANTVWFWCRLIIVVLGLTALITVVVVVIIWARAGKKAQTGENTVFN; this is translated from the exons ATGGGTGCAGTGGTTGTGTTTTTGATACTGGTCCTTCACTTTACAG GAACACAGGGTGATGTGAGTTTTCAGTCCTTTGCTGTCAGAGATGGAAATGAAGTCACTTTGCCTTGTTTCCATCACAGCTGCAACAGTGTCACCTGGCGCTTCAAGGGTTTAAGACAAGGAGCAGCAGAAGTAGAGCTGTTTAATCAAGGTCAGATTAAAGAAAAAGCCACATCAGACCAACTGAGTTTGACCGCAAACTGTTCTCTGGTTATACACAAGGTAACAGTTGAGGATGCTGGTCAGTACACCTGCAGTGGGACTGACAAAATATGGACACCTCCTGGTTCTGTTATTTGCACTGACCTTGTTGTCGTTGTCA TAACTGAAGAGAAGTATGGAGATAACGTGACTTTGAACTGCTCTGTGTCGACTTCTAAAAAGTGTGAACAACATAAAGTGAAGTGGATCCACGACCGGATAGGCATCTTTATACGCAATCCATATATAAAAACATCACAGTCTTCATGCTCTGCTTCTGTGGCTATTCTGAACACTAACTGCAGTAACATATCAACTTATGACTTTATGTGTGCCGTTACAATATATAATAAAGTGGATCGTTTTCCTTTCAACCCGTGTTCAACAA cagccGAAAACAACGCAAATACAG TCTGGTTCTGGTGCAGGCTCATCATTGTGGTTTTGGGTTTAACTGCATTAATAACAGTTGTTGTGGTCGTCATCATATGGGCAAGAGCTG GTAAAAAAGCACAGACGGGTGAAAACACG GTGTTTAATTAG
- the LOC109194833 gene encoding uncharacterized protein LOC109194833 has translation MITVFVFWIPALWFTGTQGGVSLWPLAVRDGDKVSLPCPLMCSIWSFTGLNGAAKQELINQLTIKGKVTSDRLSVDTDCSLVIHKVTVENAGWYRCTVPDKTGRTPGSALSIDLTVVVITEQKYGGNVTLNCSVSTPTKCDQDRVKWIHNSMDVNRDSSYVKISQSLCSATVTIMNFTYSNISPYDFMCGVRMHTKVEVFAFSPHSSSEDTNSTTTSKNNTNTVTEKKPGDNKTSILTPENCEHAKVKWIQNSTVWCRLIIVVVSLAALIAVVVIINILTIAVPKAKMDGNMVYNEEDDGAAKRENVQPSEEV, from the exons ATGATTACAGTCTTTGTGTTTTGGATACCAGCGCTTTGGTTTACAG GAACACAGGGTGGAGTGAGTCTTTGGCCCTTAGCTGTCAGAGATGGAGATAAAGTCAGTTTGCCTTGTCCATTGATGTGTAGCATCTGGAGCTTTACTGGTTTAAATGGTGCAGCAAAACAAGAGCTTATTAATCAATTGACCATTAAAGGAAAAGTTACGTCAGACAGACTGAGTGTGGACACAGACTGTTCTCTGGTTATACACAAGGTAACAGTTGAGAATGCTGGTTGGTACAGGTGCACAGTGCCTGACAAAACAGGGAGAACTCCTGGTTCTGCTCTTTCCATTGATCTTACTGTTGTTGTCA TCACTGAACAGAAATATGGAGGtaatgtgactttaaactgtTCTGTGTCGACTCCTACAAAGTGTGATCAAGACAGAGTGAAGTGGATCCACAACAGCATGGATGTCAATAGAGATAGCTCATATGTAAAAATATCACAGTCTTTGTGCTCTGCTACTGTCACCATTATGAATTTTACCTATAGTAACATATCACCTTATGACTTTATGTGTGGAGTAAGAATGCATACCAAAGTGGAGGTTTTTGCCTTCAGCCCTCACTCATCAA GTGAAGATACAAATTCAACAACAACgtctaaaaacaacacaaatacag TCACTGAAAAGAAACCTGGAGATAATAAGACCTCTATCTTGACTCCTGAAAACTGTGAACACGCAAAAGTGAAGTGGATCCAGAacagcacag tctGGTGCAGGCTCATTATTGTGGTTGTGAGTTTGGCAGCACTCATAGCGGTTGTTGTGATCATCAACATATTGACAATAGCTG ttcCAAAGGCAAAAATGGATGGAAACATG gTGTATAATGAGGAAGATGATGGAGCGGCAAAGCGTGAAAATGTCCAGCCTTCTGAAGAGGTCTGA